From a region of the Malania oleifera isolate guangnan ecotype guangnan chromosome 12, ASM2987363v1, whole genome shotgun sequence genome:
- the LOC131144624 gene encoding eukaryotic translation initiation factor 5B-like, with protein sequence MGRKKAISHEEDDPPGGAKSKKKALATKNNEDSIGMELDEDKLNQEESINPVAGKKKNKKGNFKSLQGQDEDEEKPMQEEEEEEDDDVPAVEIMGKKPSKAKKNGKKNLLTTSSFGLLDEENEDDEQSGLTVEKHESDGSEGGDVHAISFSGKKKKSSKSSKKTGSLFSAFDLEAVDDDVDAIDQSVDENNVGSDDETPVIAFTGKKKKKSKSNKKNSTAFALSSFDVLDEEDGDRVEKKDIDEEEEDEGAASITFTAKKKSSKSSKKSSNLFSAALLDEENDGDASVSEQLTASKSGDDAAYQFGVQDEDAEVVDKVADDLHFSEKVSEGVAETSKNKKKKKKKSGKTPQEEDDLDKLLAELGEGYPMSKPAAAAAPPSREEKIEVQPEPVGLADATAGKEGEDEGVESAAAKKKKKKKEKEKEKKAAAVEAAAAAAREVKEENTQEKKKNLKNVPKHVREMQEALARRKEAEERKKREEEERLRKEEEERRRQEELERQAEEAKRRKKEREKEKLLKKKQEGRLLTGKQKEEARRLEQMRNQILANAGALPLSTADAVRAPAKRPIYQTKKTKPPSVQANGAVAVKPVESIDANESLQETVCEVDSLETEKVEELNLNIDEKSEEVVEENGVEEDDEDADEDEDEDEWDAKSWDDAVLNLREKSAFADEEADLKKPEPLVRKETKSVTTKKVSSQAIKSQDTDSKKGQFDVENSQRNKSEAGAKKVAPKSDAPPKSSENNLRSPICCIMGHVDTGKTKLLDCIRGTNVQEGEAGGITQQIGATYFPIENIRERTKELKADAEFKVPGLLIIDTPGHESFNNLRSRGSGLCDIAILVVDIMHGLEPQTIESLNLLKMRNTEFIIALNKVDRLYGWKVCRNAPIVKAMKQQSKDVQNEFNMRLAQIIAQFQEQGLNTELYYKKKEMGETYKTYHIVPTSAISGEGIPNLLFLLVEWAQRKMVEKLTFSDDVQCTVLEVKVVEGHGTTIDVVLVNGVLHEGDQIVVCGMQGPIVTVIRALLTPHPMKELRVKGTYLHHREIKAAQCIKITAQGLEHAIAGTSLYVVASSDDLEDVMEVAMEDVRSVMSRIDKSGEGVYVQASTLGSLEALLEFLKSPAVSIPVSGIGIGPVHKKDVMKASVMLEKKKEFATILAFDVKVTPEARELADDVGVKIFIADIIYHLFDQFKAYISNLKEEKKREAADEAVFPCVLKIIPNCVFNKKDPIVLGVDVLEGIARVGTPICVPQRDFTDIGRIASIEFNHKPVDLAKKGQKVAIKIVGSSAEEQQKMFGRHFEIDDELVSHISRKSIDVLKANYRDDLTIEEWRLVVKLKNLFKIQ encoded by the exons ATGGGTCGTAAAAAAGCGATCTCACATGAAGAGGATGACCCTCCAGGTGGGGCTAAGTCGAAGAAAAAAGCACTTGCAACAAAAAATAATGAGGACTCAATTGGGATGGAATTGGATGAGGATAAGCTGAATCAAGAAGAGAGCATTAATCCAGTTGctgggaagaagaagaataagaagggAAACTTCAAGAGTTTGCAGGGTCAAGATGAAGATGAGGAAAAGCCAatgcaagaagaagaagaagaagaagacgatgatGTTCCAGCTGTTGAGATTATGGGTAAGAAACCATCGAAGGCTAAGAAAAATGGTAAAAAGAACTTGCTTACCACATCAAGTTTTGGTTTGCTTGATGAGGAGAATGAGGATGACGAACAGTCTGGCTTAACTGTTGAGAAACATGAATCGGATGGAAGTGAGGGAGGGGATGTGCATGCTATAAGTTTTtcagggaagaagaagaagtcatcCAAGTCTTCTAAGAAGACTGGTAGTTTGTTCAGTGCCTTTGATTTGGAGGCTGTTGATGATGATGTGGATGCAATTGATCAATCTGTAGATGAGAATAATGTAGGGAGTGATGATGAAACTCCAGTTATTGCTTTTacagggaagaagaagaagaagtccaAATCGAACAAGAAGAATAGTACTGCATTCGCATTGTCTAGCTTTGATGTGCTTGATGAAGAAGATGGAGATAGGGTTGAGAAGAAAGAcattgatgaagaagaagaggatgaaGGTGCTGCTTCTATCACCTTTACAGCTAAAAAGAAGTCATCAAAGTCTTCAAAGAAGAGCAGCAATTTGTTTAGTGCCGCTTTACTTGATGAAGAAAATGATGGAGATGCTTCTGTATCTGAACAACTGACTGCCTCAAAATCTGGTGATGATGCTGCTTATCAGTTTGGTGTTCAAGATGAAGATGCTGAGGTAGTTGACAAGGTAGCTGATGATTTGCATTTTAGTGAAAAAGTTAGTGAAGGAGTAGCAGAGACTTCGAagaacaaaaaaaagaagaagaagaagagtggaAAGACTCCTCAAGAAGAGGATGATTTGGACAAACTTCTTGCGGAGCTTGGTGAAGGGTATCCAATGTCAAaacctgctgctgctgctgctcctcCTTCACGAGAGGAGAAAATTGAGGTCCAGCCTGAACCAGTTGGGTTGGCAGATGCTACAGCTGGAAAGGAAGGTGAGGATGAAGGCGTGGAGTCTGCTGctgcaaagaagaagaaaaagaagaaggaaaaggaaaaggagaaAAAGGCAGCAGCAGTAGAAGCAGCGGCAGCAGCAGCGAGAGAGGTGAAGGAAGAAAACACtcaggaaaagaagaaaaatcttaAGAATGTTCCTAAGCATGTCAGGGAGATGCAAGAGGCACTGGCTAGGCGTAAAGAAGctgaagaaagaaagaagagagaagaggaggAGAGGTTAAGGAAGGAAGAAGAGGAACGTCGTCGGCAAGAAGAACTTGAGAGGCAAGCAGAAGAGGCTAAACGtaggaagaaggaaagggaaaaagaaaagcTTTTGAAGAAAAAGCAAGAAGGAAGGCTTTTAACAGGGAAGCAGAAGGAAGAAGCTCGACGGTTAGAACAAATGAGGAATCAAATACTTGCTAATGCTGGGGCCTTACCTCTTTCTACCGCAGATGCTGTTCGTGCACCGGCGAAACGACCCATATATCAAACCAAGAAGACCAAGCCACCATCTGTTCAGGCAAATGGTGCAGTTGCTGTTAAGCCCGTGGAAAGTATAGATGCAAATGAAAGCCTGCAGGAAACTGTGTGTGAGGTGGACTCTTTGGAAACTGAGAAGGTTGAAGAATTGAACTTGAACATTGATGAGAAATCAGAAGAAGTTGTTGAGGAAAATGGAGTCGAAGAGGATGATGAGGACGCGGATGAGGATGAGGACGAGGACGAATGGGATGCAAAGAGCTGGGATGATGCTGTTCTCAATCTGCGGGAGAAAAGTGCATTTGCAGATGAAGAGGCTGACTTGAAAAAGCCTGAACCCCTGGtcagaaaagaaacaaaaagtgtCACCACCAAGAAAGTATCTTCTCAGGCAATCAAATCTCAGGATACTGACAGTAAAAAGGGTCAGTTTGATGTTGAAAATTCACAAAGAAATAAAAGTGAAGCTGGTGCAAAAAAGGTAGCACCGAAATCTGATGCTCCTCCTAAAAGCAGTGAAAATAATCTACGTTCTCCAATTTGCTGTATCATGGGCCATGTTGATACTGGTAAGACTAAGCTATTGGATTGTATCCGAGGCACTAATGTTCAGGAGGGAGAGGCTGGTGGCATTACTCAGCAAATAGGTGCAACCTATTTTCCTATAGAGAACATACGTGAGAGGACCAAGGAACTGAAAGCAGATGCAGAGTTTAAAGTCCCAGGCTTATTGATTATTGATACCCCCGGACATGAATCGTTTAATAACTTACGGTCCCGGGGTTCAGGTTTATGTGACATTGCTATCTTGGTGGTTGACATTATGCATGGCTTAGAACCTCAGACAATAGAATCACTCAATCTTCTTAAAATGAGAAATACAGAATTCATCATTGCCTTGAATAAG GTTGACAGGCTGTATGGGTGGAAAGTTTGCCGCAATGCACCAATTGTGAAAGCAATGAAGCAACAGTCTAAAGATGTACAAAATGAGTTCAATATGAGGCTTGCTCAG ATTATTGCACAGTTCCAGGAGCAGGGATTGAATACTGAATTGTACTATAAAAAGAAAGAGATGGGGGAAACTTACAAAACTTACCATATTGTGCCTACAAGTGCTATCAG TGGCGAAGGCATACCAAATTTGTTGTTTCTATTGGTGGAATGGGCTCAGAGGAAAATGGTTGAGAAACTTACGTTCAGTGATGATGTGCAG TGTACGGTGTTGGAGGTTAAGGTTGTTGAAGGCCATGGGACGACGATTGATGTTGTGTTGGTTAATGGTGTGCTTCATGAAGGAGATCAAATAGTTGTTTGTGGCATGCAG GGACCTATAGTAACAGTAATTCGGGCTTTATTGACACCCCATCCAATGAAGGAGCTGCGAGTTAAG GGAACTTACCTGCATCACAGAGAAATAAAAGCTGCACAATGTATCAAGATCACTGCTCAG GGTCTTGAGCATGCTATTGCTGGCACTAGTCTATATGTTGTTGCCTCCAGTGATGATTTGGAGGATGTCATGGAAGTTGCTATGGAAGATGTGAGGTCAGTCATGAGCAGGATTGATAAAAGTGGTGAGGGTGTCTATGTTCAAGCATCGACTCTTGGTTCATTAGAAGCTTTGCTAGAGTTCCTGAAGTCCCCAGCAGTGAGCATTCCTGTTAGTGGTATAGGCATTGGCCCGGTACATAAAAAGGACGTTATGAAGGCGAGTGTAATGCTTGAGAAGAAGAAGGAGTTTGCTACTATCTTGGCATTTGATGTCAAAGTGACACCTGAGGCTCGGGAGCTTGCAGATGATGTGGGTGTGAAGATTTTTATTGCGGATATTATTTACCACCTGTTTGATCAGTTCAAGGCTTACATTTCCAATCTCAAGGAAGAGAAAAAAAGGGAAGCAGCTGATGAAGCAGTCTTCCCATGTGTTCTTAAGATTATACCAAACTGTGTATTTAACAAGAAGGATCCAATTGTCTTGGGTGTTGATGTTCTTGAAGGCATTGCCAGG GTTGGGACGCCTATTTGTGTTCCTCAAAGAGATTTTACTGATATTGGTCGGATTGCATCAATTGAATTTAACCACAAGCCAGTTGATCTTGCCAAAAAAGGCCAGAAGGTTGCCATCAAG